A window from Drosophila yakuba strain Tai18E2 chromosome 3L, Prin_Dyak_Tai18E2_2.1, whole genome shotgun sequence encodes these proteins:
- the LOC6532992 gene encoding band 7 protein CG42540 isoform X2, whose protein sequence is MPDSMMDMEHRDHQLHRQQQQSHHHQPNRLAASTSTFAPPAPAGSQSEERDRDRDRDRDRDRERDHHLHHHQTNNVVSSPLPVTASIQLHQQQPQQQQQQQQPLTQLQQPQLREREHHQQQQQQQQQQMMQQPQQQQQQMQQPQQQLPHSHHALMQQSQQQQAIHRAEARRADEEISDKASTCGKLLIFLSVALVIMTLPFSLFVCFKVVQEYERAVIFRLGRLMQGGAKGPGIFFILPCIDSYARVDLRTRTYDVPPQEVLTKDSVTVSVDAVVYYRVSNATVSIANVENAHHSTRLLAQTTLRNTMGTRHLHEILSERMTISGTMQVQLDEATDAWGIKVERVEIKDVRLPVQLQRAMAAEAEAAREARAKVIAAEGEQKASRALREASEVIGDSPAALQLRYLQTLNTISAEKNSTIVFPLPIDLITYFLKTNEATTQQNARAAAAAIGNTPPPLQLAPQQQMQQQQPQYQQPLQQQQQQQFQPQQQQQQQQQQSQQQQDQLYQQGQQISSAM, encoded by the exons ATGCCCGATTCGATGATGGACATGGAGCATCGGGACCATCAGCTGcaccgccagcagcagcaatcgcaCCACCATCAGCCCAACCGTCTGGCGGCCAGCACCAGCACCTTTGCGCCACCCGCTCCGGCGGGGAGTCAGTCGGAGGAacgggatcgggatcgggacagggacagggacagggacagggaACGGGACCACCATCTGCACCACCATCAGACCAATAATGTGGTCTCATCACCACTGCCAGTGACTGCCTCCATACAGTTGcatcaacagcagccgcagcaacaacagcagcagcagcaaccactgACGCAGTTGCAGCAACCACAGTTAAGGGAACGCGaacaccaccaacagcagcagcagcagcaacagcagcagatgatgcagcaaccacagcagcagcagcagcagatgcagcagccgcagcagcaactgccaCACAGCCATCATGCGCTAATGCAGCAatcgcaacagcagcaggccaTCCATCGAGCCGAGGCGCGAAGAG CGGACGAGGAAATCAGCGATAAGGCATCAACATGCGGAAAATTGCTAATATTTCTCTCCGTGGCTCTTGTGATAATGACGCTACCCTTCAGTCTCTTCGTCTGCTTCAAG GTGGTGCAGGAGTACGAGCGCGCGGTTATCTTCCGTTTGGGTCGTCTTATGCAGGGAGGTGCCAAGGGCCCAG GTATCTTCTTCATCCTGCCCTGCATCGACTCCTATGCTCGAGTGGACTTGCGTACTCGCACCTACGACGTACCACCGCAGGAG GTTCTCACAAAGGATAGCGTTACGGTTTCGGTGGATGCAGTGGTTTACTATCGGGTATCAAATGCGACCGTCTCTATCGCGAACGTGGAGAATGCTCACCATTCGACCAGGCTACTGGCACAGACTACTCTACGAAACACAATGGGAACTCGGCATTTGCATGAGATACTCAGCGAGCGTATGACGATTTCCGGCACAATGCAG GTTCAACTCGACGAAGCCACCGATGCCTGGGGCATCAAAGTTGAACGTGTGGAAAT CAAGGACGTGCGTCTGCCGGTGCAACTGCAACGTGCCATGGCCGCGGAGGCAGAAGCCGCCCGGGAAGCCCGTGCCAAAGTCATCGCCGCCGAAGGAGAACAGAAGGCGTCGAGGGCTCTTCGCGAGGCATCCGAGGTGATTGGCGATTCGCCGGCTGCACTCCAACTGCGCTACCTTCAG ACACTCAACACCATATCTGCGGAGAAGAACTCGACGATTGTGTTCCCGCTGCCCATCGATTTAATAACATATTTCCTGAAGACCAACGAGGCCACAACGCAGCAAAATGCCCGAGCAGCTGCGGCAGCAATTGGCAACACACCGCCGCCACTGCAACTGGcaccgcagcagcagatgcagcagcaacaaccgcaGTACCAACAGccactgcagcaacagcagcagcagcagttccagccgcagcagcaacaacagcagcagcagcaacagtcgcagcagcagcaggatcaaCTCTATCAGCAGGGGCAGCAGATCTCATCAGCCATGTAA
- the LOC6532992 gene encoding band 7 protein AGAP004871 isoform X12 — protein MAAISADIVPMEQVSSMVSNGGGSVAMQRDDEYRNRIMKIRRLGPSQSIKISDRTDSLWQVTATSMQQPPPQRHGRPAPQHQHSQYNQHHQHHNQWALHHQNHQNHSNQTPRSTARQTMLGSNHSSQRENSVSPRRVALDTTASGSTSGFGFDRDTQAKHSHGFLYSDEEISDKASTCGKLLIFLSVALVIMTLPFSLFVCFKVVQEYERAVIFRLGRLMQGGAKGPGIFFILPCIDSYARVDLRTRTYDVPPQEVLTKDSVTVSVDAVVYYRVSNATVSIANVENAHHSTRLLAQTTLRNTMGTRHLHEILSERMTISGTMQVQLDEATDAWGIKVERVEIKDVRLPVQLQRAMAAEAEAAREARAKVIAAEGEQKASRALREASEVIGDSPAALQLRYLQTLNTISAEKNSTIVFPLPIDLITYFLKTNEATTQQNARAAAAAIGNTPPPLQLAPQQQMQQQQPQYQQPLQQQQQQQFQPQQQQQQQQQQSQQQQDQLYQQGQQISSAM, from the exons GTCCCTCGCAAAGCATCAAAATATCGGACCGCACGGACAGCCTGTGGCAAGTGACGGCCACCAGCATGCAACAGCCACCGCCACAGCGGCACGGTCGACCTGCACCACAGCACCAGCACAGCCAGTATAatcagcaccaccagcaccacaaCCAGTGGGCACTGCACCACCAGAACCACCAGAACCACTCGAACCAAACACCGCGCTCCACCGCCAGGCAAACCATGCTGGGCAGCAACCACAGTAGCCAGCGGGAGAACAGCGTGTCGCCACGCCGTGTGGCACTCGACACCACCGCCTCGGGATCCACCTCCGGATTCGGTTTCGATCGGG ATACACAAGCAAAACATTCACATGGATTTCTCTATT CGGACGAGGAAATCAGCGATAAGGCATCAACATGCGGAAAATTGCTAATATTTCTCTCCGTGGCTCTTGTGATAATGACGCTACCCTTCAGTCTCTTCGTCTGCTTCAAG GTGGTGCAGGAGTACGAGCGCGCGGTTATCTTCCGTTTGGGTCGTCTTATGCAGGGAGGTGCCAAGGGCCCAG GTATCTTCTTCATCCTGCCCTGCATCGACTCCTATGCTCGAGTGGACTTGCGTACTCGCACCTACGACGTACCACCGCAGGAG GTTCTCACAAAGGATAGCGTTACGGTTTCGGTGGATGCAGTGGTTTACTATCGGGTATCAAATGCGACCGTCTCTATCGCGAACGTGGAGAATGCTCACCATTCGACCAGGCTACTGGCACAGACTACTCTACGAAACACAATGGGAACTCGGCATTTGCATGAGATACTCAGCGAGCGTATGACGATTTCCGGCACAATGCAG GTTCAACTCGACGAAGCCACCGATGCCTGGGGCATCAAAGTTGAACGTGTGGAAAT CAAGGACGTGCGTCTGCCGGTGCAACTGCAACGTGCCATGGCCGCGGAGGCAGAAGCCGCCCGGGAAGCCCGTGCCAAAGTCATCGCCGCCGAAGGAGAACAGAAGGCGTCGAGGGCTCTTCGCGAGGCATCCGAGGTGATTGGCGATTCGCCGGCTGCACTCCAACTGCGCTACCTTCAG ACACTCAACACCATATCTGCGGAGAAGAACTCGACGATTGTGTTCCCGCTGCCCATCGATTTAATAACATATTTCCTGAAGACCAACGAGGCCACAACGCAGCAAAATGCCCGAGCAGCTGCGGCAGCAATTGGCAACACACCGCCGCCACTGCAACTGGcaccgcagcagcagatgcagcagcaacaaccgcaGTACCAACAGccactgcagcaacagcagcagcagcagttccagccgcagcagcaacaacagcagcagcagcaacagtcgcagcagcagcaggatcaaCTCTATCAGCAGGGGCAGCAGATCTCATCAGCCATGTAA
- the LOC6532992 gene encoding band 7 protein CG42540 isoform X1: MPDSMMDMEHRDHQLHRQQQQSHHHQPNRLAASTSTFAPPAPAGSQSEERDRDRDRDRDRDRERDHHLHHHQTNNVVSSPLPVTASIQLHQQQPQQQQQQQQPLTQLQQPQLREREHHQQQQQQQQQQMMQQPQQQQQQMQQPQQQLPHSHHALMQQSQQQQAIHRAEARRDTQAKHSHGFLYSDEEISDKASTCGKLLIFLSVALVIMTLPFSLFVCFKVVQEYERAVIFRLGRLMQGGAKGPGIFFILPCIDSYARVDLRTRTYDVPPQEVLTKDSVTVSVDAVVYYRVSNATVSIANVENAHHSTRLLAQTTLRNTMGTRHLHEILSERMTISGTMQVQLDEATDAWGIKVERVEIKDVRLPVQLQRAMAAEAEAAREARAKVIAAEGEQKASRALREASEVIGDSPAALQLRYLQTLNTISAEKNSTIVFPLPIDLITYFLKTNEATTQQNARAAAAAIGNTPPPLQLAPQQQMQQQQPQYQQPLQQQQQQQFQPQQQQQQQQQQSQQQQDQLYQQGQQISSAM, from the exons ATGCCCGATTCGATGATGGACATGGAGCATCGGGACCATCAGCTGcaccgccagcagcagcaatcgcaCCACCATCAGCCCAACCGTCTGGCGGCCAGCACCAGCACCTTTGCGCCACCCGCTCCGGCGGGGAGTCAGTCGGAGGAacgggatcgggatcgggacagggacagggacagggacagggaACGGGACCACCATCTGCACCACCATCAGACCAATAATGTGGTCTCATCACCACTGCCAGTGACTGCCTCCATACAGTTGcatcaacagcagccgcagcaacaacagcagcagcagcaaccactgACGCAGTTGCAGCAACCACAGTTAAGGGAACGCGaacaccaccaacagcagcagcagcagcaacagcagcagatgatgcagcaaccacagcagcagcagcagcagatgcagcagccgcagcagcaactgccaCACAGCCATCATGCGCTAATGCAGCAatcgcaacagcagcaggccaTCCATCGAGCCGAGGCGCGAAGAG ATACACAAGCAAAACATTCACATGGATTTCTCTATT CGGACGAGGAAATCAGCGATAAGGCATCAACATGCGGAAAATTGCTAATATTTCTCTCCGTGGCTCTTGTGATAATGACGCTACCCTTCAGTCTCTTCGTCTGCTTCAAG GTGGTGCAGGAGTACGAGCGCGCGGTTATCTTCCGTTTGGGTCGTCTTATGCAGGGAGGTGCCAAGGGCCCAG GTATCTTCTTCATCCTGCCCTGCATCGACTCCTATGCTCGAGTGGACTTGCGTACTCGCACCTACGACGTACCACCGCAGGAG GTTCTCACAAAGGATAGCGTTACGGTTTCGGTGGATGCAGTGGTTTACTATCGGGTATCAAATGCGACCGTCTCTATCGCGAACGTGGAGAATGCTCACCATTCGACCAGGCTACTGGCACAGACTACTCTACGAAACACAATGGGAACTCGGCATTTGCATGAGATACTCAGCGAGCGTATGACGATTTCCGGCACAATGCAG GTTCAACTCGACGAAGCCACCGATGCCTGGGGCATCAAAGTTGAACGTGTGGAAAT CAAGGACGTGCGTCTGCCGGTGCAACTGCAACGTGCCATGGCCGCGGAGGCAGAAGCCGCCCGGGAAGCCCGTGCCAAAGTCATCGCCGCCGAAGGAGAACAGAAGGCGTCGAGGGCTCTTCGCGAGGCATCCGAGGTGATTGGCGATTCGCCGGCTGCACTCCAACTGCGCTACCTTCAG ACACTCAACACCATATCTGCGGAGAAGAACTCGACGATTGTGTTCCCGCTGCCCATCGATTTAATAACATATTTCCTGAAGACCAACGAGGCCACAACGCAGCAAAATGCCCGAGCAGCTGCGGCAGCAATTGGCAACACACCGCCGCCACTGCAACTGGcaccgcagcagcagatgcagcagcaacaaccgcaGTACCAACAGccactgcagcaacagcagcagcagcagttccagccgcagcagcaacaacagcagcagcagcaacagtcgcagcagcagcaggatcaaCTCTATCAGCAGGGGCAGCAGATCTCATCAGCCATGTAA
- the LOC6532992 gene encoding band 7 protein AGAP004871 isoform X7 gives MAAISADIVPMEQVSSMVSNGGGSVAMQRDDEYRNRIMKNTQAKHSHGFLYSDEEISDKASTCGKLLIFLSVALVIMTLPFSLFVCFKVVQEYERAVIFRLGRLMQGGAKGPGIFFILPCIDSYARVDLRTRTYDVPPQEVLTKDSVTVSVDAVVYYRVSNATVSIANVENAHHSTRLLAQTTLRNTMGTRHLHEILSERMTISGTMQVQLDEATDAWGIKVERVEIKDVRLPVQLQRAMAAEAEAAREARAKVIAAEGEQKASRALREASEVIGDSPAALQLRYLQTLNTISAEKNSTIVFPLPIDLITYFLKTNEATTQQNARAAAAAIGNTPPPLQLAPQQQMQQQQPQYQQPLQQQQQQQFQPQQQQQQQQQQSQQQQDQLYQQGQQISSAM, from the exons ATACACAAGCAAAACATTCACATGGATTTCTCTATT CGGACGAGGAAATCAGCGATAAGGCATCAACATGCGGAAAATTGCTAATATTTCTCTCCGTGGCTCTTGTGATAATGACGCTACCCTTCAGTCTCTTCGTCTGCTTCAAG GTGGTGCAGGAGTACGAGCGCGCGGTTATCTTCCGTTTGGGTCGTCTTATGCAGGGAGGTGCCAAGGGCCCAG GTATCTTCTTCATCCTGCCCTGCATCGACTCCTATGCTCGAGTGGACTTGCGTACTCGCACCTACGACGTACCACCGCAGGAG GTTCTCACAAAGGATAGCGTTACGGTTTCGGTGGATGCAGTGGTTTACTATCGGGTATCAAATGCGACCGTCTCTATCGCGAACGTGGAGAATGCTCACCATTCGACCAGGCTACTGGCACAGACTACTCTACGAAACACAATGGGAACTCGGCATTTGCATGAGATACTCAGCGAGCGTATGACGATTTCCGGCACAATGCAG GTTCAACTCGACGAAGCCACCGATGCCTGGGGCATCAAAGTTGAACGTGTGGAAAT CAAGGACGTGCGTCTGCCGGTGCAACTGCAACGTGCCATGGCCGCGGAGGCAGAAGCCGCCCGGGAAGCCCGTGCCAAAGTCATCGCCGCCGAAGGAGAACAGAAGGCGTCGAGGGCTCTTCGCGAGGCATCCGAGGTGATTGGCGATTCGCCGGCTGCACTCCAACTGCGCTACCTTCAG ACACTCAACACCATATCTGCGGAGAAGAACTCGACGATTGTGTTCCCGCTGCCCATCGATTTAATAACATATTTCCTGAAGACCAACGAGGCCACAACGCAGCAAAATGCCCGAGCAGCTGCGGCAGCAATTGGCAACACACCGCCGCCACTGCAACTGGcaccgcagcagcagatgcagcagcaacaaccgcaGTACCAACAGccactgcagcaacagcagcagcagcagttccagccgcagcagcaacaacagcagcagcagcaacagtcgcagcagcagcaggatcaaCTCTATCAGCAGGGGCAGCAGATCTCATCAGCCATGTAA
- the LOC6532993 gene encoding tyrosine-protein kinase Src64B → MGNKCCSKRQDQELALAYPTGGYKKSDYTFGQTHINSSGGGTMGGVLGQKHNNGGSLDSRYTPDPNHRGPLKIGGKGGVDIIRPRTTPTGVPGVVLKRVVVALYDYKSRDESDLSFMKGDRMEVIDDTESDWWRVVNLTTRQEGLIPLNFVAEERSVNSEDWFFENVLRKEADKLLLAEENPRGTFLVRPSEHNPNGYSLSVKDWEDGRGYHVKHYRIKPLDNGGYYIATNQTFPSLQALVMAYSKNALGLCHILSRPCPKPQPQMWDLGPELRDKYEIPRSEIQLLRKLGRGNFGEVFYGKWRNSIDVAVKTLREGTMSTAAFLQEAAIMKKFRHNRLVALYAVCSQEEPIYIVQEYMSKGSLLDFLREGDGRYLHFEDLIYIATQVASGMEYLESKQLIHRDLAARNVLIGENNVAKICDFGLARVIADDEYCPKQGSRFPVKWTAPEAIIYGKFSIKSDVWSYGILLMELFTYGQVPYPGMHSREVIENIERGFRMPKPTNHYFPDNIYQLLLQCWDAVPEKRPTFEFLNHYFESFSVTSEVPYREVQD, encoded by the exons ATGGGCAACAAATGCTGCAGCAAGCGACAGGATCAGGAACTGGCACTGGCCTATCCCACTGGGGGCTACAAGAAATCCGACTACACCTTTGGCCAGACGCACATcaacagcagcggcggcggcaccATGGGCGGCGTTCTCGGCCAGAAGCACAACAACGGCGGCTCCCTGGACTCGCGCTACACTCCCGATCCCAATCATCGGGGTCCGTTGAAAATCGGCGGCAAGGGCGGCGTTGACATCATCAGACCTCGCACCACACCAA CCGGTGTTCCTGGTGTCGTGCTCAAGCGCGTTGTCGTGGCCCTGTACGACTATAAATCCCGCGATGAATCCGATCTGAGCTTCATGAAGGGGGACCGCATGGAGGTCATCGACGACACCGAGTCCGATTGGTGGCGCGTCGTGAACCTAACCACCCGGCAGGAGGGCCTCATCCCGCTGAATTTCGTGGCGGAGGAGCGCAGCGTTAACAGCGAAGA CTGGTTCTTTGAGAACGTGCTGCGAAAGGAGGCGGACAAATTGCTGCTGGCCGAGGAGAATCCTCGTGGCACTTTCCTCGTGCGACCCTCTGAGCACAATCCCAATGGCTACTCACTGTCGGTGAAGGATTGGGAGGATGGACGTGGATACCATGTGAAGCACTATCGCATCAAGCCGCTGGATAATGGCGGCTACTACATAGCCACCAATCAGACGTTCCCCTCGCTTCAGGCCTTGGTCATGGCATACAGCA AAAACGCTCTTGGCCTGTGTCACATATTGTCGCGTCCCTGCCCCAAACCGCAGCCCCAAATGTGGGACTTGGGTCCGGAACTGCGTGATAAGTACGAGATTCCGCGCTCGGAGATTCAGCTGCTGCGCAAACTGGGACGCGGCAACTTTGGCGAGGTCTTCTACGGCAAGTGGCGCAACAGCATCGATGTGGCGGTCAAAACACTGCGTGAGGGCACCATGTCCACGGCTGCTTTCCTCCAGGAGGCCGCGATTATGAAGAAGTTCCGCCACAACCGCCTGGTGGCCCTCTATGCTGTTTGCTCGCAG GAGGAGCCCATTTATATCGTGCAGGAGTACATGTCCAAGGGCAGTCTTCTGGACTTCTTGCGCGAGGGCGATGGTCGCTACTTGCACTTCGAGGATCTCATCTACATAGCCACCCAGGTGGCCAGCGGCATGGAGTATCTGGAGTCCAAGCAGCTCATCCATCGCGATTTGGCAGCCCGTAATGTGCTGATTGGAGAGAATAATGTGGCGAAGATTTGTGATTTTGGATTGGCGCGTGTTATCGCTGATGACGAGTACTGCCCCAAGCAGGGATCCCGGTTTCCGGTTAAGTGGACGGCGCCCGAGGCGATCATCTACGGCAAGTTCTCGATCAAATCGGACGTGTGGTCCTATGGCATTCTGCTGATGGAGCTGTTCACGTACGGACAAGTGCCCTATCCGGGCATGCATAGTCGCGAGGTGATTGAAAACATTGAGCGCGGTTTCCGCATGCCGAAGCCAACGAATCACTACTTCCCGGACAACATTTatcagctgctgctccagtgCTGGGATGCTGTGCCCGAGAAGCGGCCGACATTCGAGTTCTTGAACCACTACTTCGAGTCCTTCTCGGTCACGTCGGAGGTGCCGTATCGAGAGGTGCAAGACTAA
- the LOC6532992 gene encoding band 7 protein AGAP004871 isoform X11: MVEEFLEKLPEIDTRYEDIVPMEQVSSMVSNGGGSVAMQRDDEYRNRIMKSPSQSIKISDRTDSLWQVTATSMQQPPPQRHGRPAPQHQHSQYNQHHQHHNQWALHHQNHQNHSNQTPRSTARQTMLGSNHSSQRENSVSPRRVALDTTASGSTSGFGFDRADEEISDKASTCGKLLIFLSVALVIMTLPFSLFVCFKVVQEYERAVIFRLGRLMQGGAKGPGIFFILPCIDSYARVDLRTRTYDVPPQEVLTKDSVTVSVDAVVYYRVSNATVSIANVENAHHSTRLLAQTTLRNTMGTRHLHEILSERMTISGTMQVQLDEATDAWGIKVERVEIKDVRLPVQLQRAMAAEAEAAREARAKVIAAEGEQKASRALREASEVIGDSPAALQLRYLQTLNTISAEKNSTIVFPLPIDLITYFLKTNEATTQQNARAAAAAIGNTPPPLQLAPQQQMQQQQPQYQQPLQQQQQQQFQPQQQQQQQQQQSQQQQDQLYQQGQQISSAM; encoded by the exons GTCCCTCGCAAAGCATCAAAATATCGGACCGCACGGACAGCCTGTGGCAAGTGACGGCCACCAGCATGCAACAGCCACCGCCACAGCGGCACGGTCGACCTGCACCACAGCACCAGCACAGCCAGTATAatcagcaccaccagcaccacaaCCAGTGGGCACTGCACCACCAGAACCACCAGAACCACTCGAACCAAACACCGCGCTCCACCGCCAGGCAAACCATGCTGGGCAGCAACCACAGTAGCCAGCGGGAGAACAGCGTGTCGCCACGCCGTGTGGCACTCGACACCACCGCCTCGGGATCCACCTCCGGATTCGGTTTCGATCGGG CGGACGAGGAAATCAGCGATAAGGCATCAACATGCGGAAAATTGCTAATATTTCTCTCCGTGGCTCTTGTGATAATGACGCTACCCTTCAGTCTCTTCGTCTGCTTCAAG GTGGTGCAGGAGTACGAGCGCGCGGTTATCTTCCGTTTGGGTCGTCTTATGCAGGGAGGTGCCAAGGGCCCAG GTATCTTCTTCATCCTGCCCTGCATCGACTCCTATGCTCGAGTGGACTTGCGTACTCGCACCTACGACGTACCACCGCAGGAG GTTCTCACAAAGGATAGCGTTACGGTTTCGGTGGATGCAGTGGTTTACTATCGGGTATCAAATGCGACCGTCTCTATCGCGAACGTGGAGAATGCTCACCATTCGACCAGGCTACTGGCACAGACTACTCTACGAAACACAATGGGAACTCGGCATTTGCATGAGATACTCAGCGAGCGTATGACGATTTCCGGCACAATGCAG GTTCAACTCGACGAAGCCACCGATGCCTGGGGCATCAAAGTTGAACGTGTGGAAAT CAAGGACGTGCGTCTGCCGGTGCAACTGCAACGTGCCATGGCCGCGGAGGCAGAAGCCGCCCGGGAAGCCCGTGCCAAAGTCATCGCCGCCGAAGGAGAACAGAAGGCGTCGAGGGCTCTTCGCGAGGCATCCGAGGTGATTGGCGATTCGCCGGCTGCACTCCAACTGCGCTACCTTCAG ACACTCAACACCATATCTGCGGAGAAGAACTCGACGATTGTGTTCCCGCTGCCCATCGATTTAATAACATATTTCCTGAAGACCAACGAGGCCACAACGCAGCAAAATGCCCGAGCAGCTGCGGCAGCAATTGGCAACACACCGCCGCCACTGCAACTGGcaccgcagcagcagatgcagcagcaacaaccgcaGTACCAACAGccactgcagcaacagcagcagcagcagttccagccgcagcagcaacaacagcagcagcagcaacagtcgcagcagcagcaggatcaaCTCTATCAGCAGGGGCAGCAGATCTCATCAGCCATGTAA
- the LOC6532992 gene encoding band 7 protein CG42540 isoform X10, protein MPDSMMDMEHRDHQLHRQQQQSHHHQPNRLAASTSTFAPPAPAGSQSEERDRDRDRDRDRDRERDHHLHHHQTNNVVSSPLPVTASIQLHQQQPQQQQQQQQPLTQLQQPQLREREHHQQQQQQQQQQMMQQPQQQQQQMQQPQQQLPHSHHALMQQSQQQQAIHRAEARRGPTAAAAAATTAATTPQQQHQQQHHHEQQQHQADLFPEQGFLPGAGALTYALMWCEGGGVLRGRGRGSGGRSGLGGLRGKVVLVVDNGGQLDSRWLVIKKL, encoded by the exons ATGCCCGATTCGATGATGGACATGGAGCATCGGGACCATCAGCTGcaccgccagcagcagcaatcgcaCCACCATCAGCCCAACCGTCTGGCGGCCAGCACCAGCACCTTTGCGCCACCCGCTCCGGCGGGGAGTCAGTCGGAGGAacgggatcgggatcgggacagggacagggacagggacagggaACGGGACCACCATCTGCACCACCATCAGACCAATAATGTGGTCTCATCACCACTGCCAGTGACTGCCTCCATACAGTTGcatcaacagcagccgcagcaacaacagcagcagcagcaaccactgACGCAGTTGCAGCAACCACAGTTAAGGGAACGCGaacaccaccaacagcagcagcagcagcaacagcagcagatgatgcagcaaccacagcagcagcagcagcagatgcagcagccgcagcagcaactgccaCACAGCCATCATGCGCTAATGCAGCAatcgcaacagcagcaggccaTCCATCGAGCCGAGGCGCGAAGAG GaccaacggcagcagcagcagcagcaacaacagcagcaacaacaccacaacagcagcaccagcagcaacatcatcatgaacagcagcaacatcaagcTGACCTATTTCCCGAGCAAGGCTTTTTGCCAGGGGCTGGCGCTCTGACGTATGCGTTGATGTGGTGCGAGGGAGGCGGGGTGCTGAGGGGGAGGGGGCGTGGGAGCGGTGGGCGGAGCGGGCTGGGTGGGTTAAGGGGGAAGGTGGTGCTAGTGGTGGATAACGGCGGGCAGCTGGACAGCCGTTGGCTGGtcattaaaaaattatga